A section of the Humulus lupulus chromosome 2, drHumLupu1.1, whole genome shotgun sequence genome encodes:
- the LOC133818075 gene encoding paired amphipathic helix protein Sin3-like 2 isoform X2, producing MKRIRDDVYVSAQFKRPFGSSRGDSYGQSSVSGPGEEGGGGGGGGGGGGGGGGVVGVGVGVDVGGGGGGGGGGGSSGGVGGGGGAAGVASQKLTTNDALTYLKEVKDMFQDQKEKYDKFLEVMKDFKAQRTDTTGVIGRVKELFKGHSNLILGFNTFLPKGYEITIDEDDAPPKKIVEFDEAISFVNKIKKRFQNDEHVYKSFLDILNMYRKEHKDINAVYDEVAALFHKHSDLLEEFTRFLPDTSATPTQQLPFGRNSLPRFNERSSATPALRQVHMEKQRRRDRLIAPHADRDLSVDRPELDDDKALKMHKEQRRRVEKESRDRRNRDHDDREPETNSNRDFSYQRLPDKKKSARKVEGFGANANIAAYDDKDSLKSVYNQGFVFCEKVKERLCSQDDYQAFLKCLHIYSNGIIKRSDLQNLVTDLLGKFPDLMEEFTDFLERCENIDGFLAGVMNRKSLCTDGHATRPLKVEDKEKEQKRDTEASKEKERCREKYLAKSIQELDLSSCRRCTPSYRFLPDDYPIPTVSQRSDLGAQVLNDHWVSVTSGSEDYSFKHMRRNQYEESLFRCEDDRFELDMLLESVTSTAKRAEELLNNINDNKTNLESPINIEDHFTALNLRCIERLYGDHGLDVLDILRKNTALALPVILTRLKQKQDEWTKCRADFNKVWADIYAKNHYKSLDHRSFYFKQQDSKNLSCKSLVAEIKEVKDNKHKEDEFLLTVAAGGRQFIGPHLEYEYLDVNIHEDLYKLVEYSCEEICSTKEQLNKVMKLYTTFLEPLLGIPSHVHSSKDAEDVNELDNHVANCGASSIGESDGSPIGEQPKSVCSEDCNTLTEVLSVRGIGLSTGDTLNKEDSSRDMGCDSKDERISDSVQFDKDKKNVDVTDKMCGLMKHVTSVDRDANLNALLMNGAENGHGRISLEAASGCANLSNADESVDAVPSSQEGDVAKPSSLTKCALGESAKISTSREDSVEASKIEKEEGELSPNGDFEEDNFVVPQDDAAHSMAKTKNADGSRQYRSGNGEESCGQDAGVEHDADADDENSENVSEAGEDVSGSESAGDECSREGHGEEEDVEHEGVDGKGGSEGEAEGTSDGHLVGGDCSSLPLSERFLLSVKPLAKHVPVTSVEEKKGDYVFYGNDDFYVLFRLHQILYERILSAKINSTGGEMKWRSSKDVSSLDLYGRFMTGLYNLLDGSSDNAKFEDECRAILGNQSYVLFTLDKLIYKLVKQLQTVATDEMDNKLLQLYEYEKSRKAGSLIDTVYFENARVLLHEENIYRLEYSSAPSRFFIQLMDNMSEKPEVFAVSMDPNFADYLYNEFLSIFPEEKDQDGIALRRNKRKYTVLDESSAIAQAMEGVQVVNGLECKIACNSSKSDDA from the exons ATGAAGCGAATAAGAGACGATGTTTACGTTAGTGCTCAATTTAAACGTCCTTTTGGTTCTTCGCGTGGGGACTC CTATGGACAGTCCTCAGTCTCAGGACCAGGAGAAGAGGGAGGGGGAGGGGGAGGGGGGGGAGGAGGGGGAGGGGGAGGTGGAGGGGTAGTTGGTGTTGGTGTTGGTGTTGATGttggtggtggtggcggtggtggtggCGGTGGTGGCAGCAGCGGCGGTGTTGGTGGTGGAGGGGGTGCGGCAGGAGTTGCTTCTCAAAAACTGACAACTAATGATGCCTTGACTTATCTCAAAGAAGTGAAGGACATGTTTCAAGACCAAAAGGAGAAATATGACAAGTTTCTTGAGGTCATGAAAGATTTCAAGGCTCAAAG AACTGACACTACAGGTGTCATTGGAAGAGTGAAGGAGTTATTTAAAGGGCATAGCAACCTAATTTTGGGATTTAATACCTTCTTGCCAAAAGGTTACGAGATAACTATTGATGAGGATGATGCTCCACCAAAAAAGATAGTTGAATTTGATGAGGCTATTAGTTTTGTAAACAAGATAAAG AAGCGTTTTCAAAATGATGAACATGTGTATAAGTCATTTCTAGACATACTGAATATGTATAGAAAAGAGCACAAGGACATTAATGCAGTTTATGATGAG GTTGCAGCTTTATTTCATAAGCATTCAGATTTACTCGAGGAATTCACTAGATTTTTACCAGATACTTCTGCAACACCTACACAACAACTTCCTTTTGGCCGAAATTCACTTCCACGTTTCAATGAACGGAGCTCTGCGACACCTGCCTTACGTCAAGTGCATATGGAGAAG CAACGTCGACGAGATAGGCTTATTGCTCCCCATGCAGATCGCGATCTTAGTGTTGATCGTCCTGAGCTGGATGATGataaagccctaaaaatgcaCAAGGAGCAAAGGAGGCGTGTTGAAAAGGAGAGTAGGGACAGGAGAAATCGTGATCATGATGACAGGGAACCTGAGACCAATAGCAATAGGGATTTCAGTTACCAGCGACTCCCTGACAAAAAGAAATCTGCAAGGAAGGTTGAAGGATTTGGAGCAAACGCTAATATTGCTGCTTATGATGATAAAGACTCCTTGAAGA GTGTATACAACCAGGGATTTGTTTTTTGCGAGAAAGTTAAAGAAAGGTTATGCAGTCAAGATGACTACCAAGCATTCTTGAAGTGCCTTCATATTTATAGCAATGGAATAATTAAACGGAGTGACTTGCAAAATCTG GTTACTGATTTATTGGGAAAATTTCCGGATCTTATGGAGGAGTTTACTGATTTCTTAGAGCGTTGCGAGAATATTG ATGGGTTTCTTGCGGGTGTTATGAATAGAA AATCACTGTGTACTGATGGTCATGCAACCAGACCATTGAAGGTAGAGGACAAAGAAAAAGAGCAAAAGCGTGACACGGAAGCAAGTAAAGAGAAGGAAAGATGCAGGGAAAAATATTTGGCAAAATCTATTCAGGAGCTTGACCTCTCTAGTTGCCGACGATGTACTCCTAGTTATCGTTTCTTGCCAGATGAT TATCCAATACCTACAGTAAGTCAGAGATCAGATCTTGGTGCTCAAGTTTTGAATGACCATTGGGTGTCTGTGACTTCAGGAAGTGAGGATTATTCTTTTAAACACATGCGTAGAAATCAATATGAAGAAAGTTTGTTCAGATGCGAAGATGATAG gTTTGAACTGGATATGCTGTTAGAGTCTGTGACTTCAACTGCCAAGCGAGCAGAGGAACTATTGAACAACATTAATGACAATAAAACCAATTTGGAATCTCCAATCAACATTGAAGATCACTTTACTG CTCTAAATTTAAGGTGCATTGAACGTTTATATGGCGACCACGGTCTTGATGTATTGGACATATTACGTAAAAATACGGCACTGGCGTTGCCTGTCATATTAACACGTTTGAAGCAAAAGCAAGACGAGTGGACAAAGTGTCGTGCCGATTTTAACAAGGTTTGGGCTGACATTTATGCTAAAAACCACTACAAATCACTTGACCACCGCAGCTTCTATTTTAAGCAACAAGATTCGAAAAATTTGAGCTGTAAAT CTTTGGTAGCTGAAATCAAGGAAGTAAAAGATAACAAACATAAAGAGGATGAATTTCTTCTTACAGTTGCTGCTGGAGGTAGACAATTTATAGGTCCACATCTAGAGTATGAATACTTGGATGTCAATATTCACGAGGATTTGTATAAACTTGTTGAGTATTCCTGTGAAGAAATATGCTCAACGAAAGAACagttaaataaagttatgaaactATACACTACCTTCTTGGAGCCACTGTTGGGGATTCCTTCTCATGTTCACTCATCAAAGGACGCTGAAGATGTTAATGAACTTGATAATCATGTTGCAAATTGTGGTGCATCAAGCATAGGAGAGAGTGATGGAAGTCCTATTGGTGAGCAACCAAAATCTGTTTGTTCTGAAGACTGCAATACTTTAACAGAAGTACTGAGTGTTCGTGGAATTGGGTTATCAACTGGGGATACTTTAAATAAAGAAGATAGTTCTCGTGATATGGGTTGTGATTCCAAAGATGAACGAATCTCCGATAGCGTTCAATTCGACAAAGACAAGAAAAATGTGGATGTGACTGATAAAATGTGTGGACTGATGAAACATGTGACCTCTGTTGACCGTGATGCCAATTTGAATGCATTGTTAATGAATGGAGCAGAAAATGGTCATGGAAGAATCAGCTTGGAGGCAGCATCAG GTTGTGCAAATCTGTCCAATGCTGATGAAAGTGTAGATGCTGTACCTTCATCACAG GAGGGTGATGTTGCAAAACCTTCATCTTTGACAAAATGTGCTCTTGGAGAAAGTGCTAAAATCAGCACTTCTCGTGAAGATTCTGTTGAGGCCTCCAAAATTGAAAAAGAGGAAGGTGAGTTGTCACCTAATGGTGATTTTGAGGAGGACAACTTTGTAGTCCCTCAAGATGATGCAGCTCATTCTATGGCTAAGACAAAAAATGCTGATGGAAGTAGGCAGTATCGATCTGGAAATGGTGAAGAGTCATGTGGTCAAGATGCTGGAGTAGAGCATGATGCAGATGCTGATGATGAAAACAGTGAAAATGTTTCTGAGGCTGGTGAAGATGTCTCAGGTAGTGAGTCTGCAGGTGATGAGTGCTCCAGGGAAGGTCATGGAGAGGAGGAAGATGTTGAGCATGAGGGGGTTGATGGTAAGGGTGGGAGTGAAGGAGAGGCTGAAGGTACAAGTGATGGACACTTAGTTGGAGGAGACTGCTCATCATTACCATTATCAGAGCGATTTCTTTTGTCAGTTAAACCTCTTGCAAAGCATGTACCAGTGACTTCAGTTGAGGAAAAGAAAGGGGATTATGTTTTCTATGGAAATGATGATTTCTACGTCCTTTTCAGGCTACACCAA ATTCTATATGAAAGGATTCTCTCAGCAAAAATTAATTCAACAGGCGGAGAAATGAAATGGAGATCTTCAAAGGACGTGAGTTCTCTGGATTTGTATGGAAG ATTTATGACTGGGCTTTACAATTTACTTGATGGGTCTTCTGATAATGCAAAGTTTGAGGATGAATGTCGAGCTATACTTGGAAACCAATCATATGTGCTGTTTACATTGGACAAATTGATATATAAGTTAGTCAAACAG CTTCAAACTGTGGCAACTGATGAGATGGACAACAAGCTTCTTCAATTATACGAGTATGAAAAATCTAGGAAAGCTGGATCCTTGATCGACACTGTGTATTTTGAAAATGCACGCGTACTTCTGCACGAGGAAAATATTTATAGATTGGAATAT TCCTCTGCCCCCTCTCGCTTTTTCATCCAGCTGATGGACAACATGAGTGAGAAGCCTGAGGTCTTTGCAGTTTCAATGGATCCAAATTTTGCAGATTACCTTTATAATGAATTTTTGTCAATCTTTCCTGAAGAAAAGGATCAAGATGGCATTGCCCTGCGGAG AAACAAGCGTAAATATACAGTTTTAGATGAATCTTCAGCCATCGCCCAGGCTATGGAAGGTGTTCAAGTAGTCAATGGTTTGGAGTGTAAGATAGCTTGCAATTCATCCAAG TCTGATGATGCATGA
- the LOC133818075 gene encoding paired amphipathic helix protein Sin3-like 2 isoform X1 codes for MKRIRDDVYVSAQFKRPFGSSRGDSYGQSSVSGPGEEGGGGGGGGGGGGGGGGVVGVGVGVDVGGGGGGGGGGGSSGGVGGGGGAAGVASQKLTTNDALTYLKEVKDMFQDQKEKYDKFLEVMKDFKAQRTDTTGVIGRVKELFKGHSNLILGFNTFLPKGYEITIDEDDAPPKKIVEFDEAISFVNKIKKRFQNDEHVYKSFLDILNMYRKEHKDINAVYDEVAALFHKHSDLLEEFTRFLPDTSATPTQQLPFGRNSLPRFNERSSATPALRQVHMEKQRRRDRLIAPHADRDLSVDRPELDDDKALKMHKEQRRRVEKESRDRRNRDHDDREPETNSNRDFSYQRLPDKKKSARKVEGFGANANIAAYDDKDSLKSVYNQGFVFCEKVKERLCSQDDYQAFLKCLHIYSNGIIKRSDLQNLVTDLLGKFPDLMEEFTDFLERCENIDGFLAGVMNRKSLCTDGHATRPLKVEDKEKEQKRDTEASKEKERCREKYLAKSIQELDLSSCRRCTPSYRFLPDDYPIPTVSQRSDLGAQVLNDHWVSVTSGSEDYSFKHMRRNQYEESLFRCEDDRFELDMLLESVTSTAKRAEELLNNINDNKTNLESPINIEDHFTALNLRCIERLYGDHGLDVLDILRKNTALALPVILTRLKQKQDEWTKCRADFNKVWADIYAKNHYKSLDHRSFYFKQQDSKNLSCKSLVAEIKEVKDNKHKEDEFLLTVAAGGRQFIGPHLEYEYLDVNIHEDLYKLVEYSCEEICSTKEQLNKVMKLYTTFLEPLLGIPSHVHSSKDAEDVNELDNHVANCGASSIGESDGSPIGEQPKSVCSEDCNTLTEVLSVRGIGLSTGDTLNKEDSSRDMGCDSKDERISDSVQFDKDKKNVDVTDKMCGLMKHVTSVDRDANLNALLMNGAENGHGRISLEAASGCANLSNADESVDAVPSSQEGDVAKPSSLTKCALGESAKISTSREDSVEASKIEKEEGELSPNGDFEEDNFVVPQDDAAHSMAKTKNADGSRQYRSGNGEESCGQDAGVEHDADADDENSENVSEAGEDVSGSESAGDECSREGHGEEEDVEHEGVDGKGGSEGEAEGTSDGHLVGGDCSSLPLSERFLLSVKPLAKHVPVTSVEEKKGDYVFYGNDDFYVLFRLHQILYERILSAKINSTGGEMKWRSSKDVSSLDLYGRFMTGLYNLLDGSSDNAKFEDECRAILGNQSYVLFTLDKLIYKLVKQLQTVATDEMDNKLLQLYEYEKSRKAGSLIDTVYFENARVLLHEENIYRLEYSSAPSRFFIQLMDNMSEKPEVFAVSMDPNFADYLYNEFLSIFPEEKDQDGIALRRNKRKYTVLDESSAIAQAMEGVQVVNGLECKIACNSSKISYVLDTEDFFFRSKRKGTKSLGSKSSSEDQRVQRFRKFISSSHKHSYFLDYNDQGRQIQTRDASPC; via the exons ATGAAGCGAATAAGAGACGATGTTTACGTTAGTGCTCAATTTAAACGTCCTTTTGGTTCTTCGCGTGGGGACTC CTATGGACAGTCCTCAGTCTCAGGACCAGGAGAAGAGGGAGGGGGAGGGGGAGGGGGGGGAGGAGGGGGAGGGGGAGGTGGAGGGGTAGTTGGTGTTGGTGTTGGTGTTGATGttggtggtggtggcggtggtggtggCGGTGGTGGCAGCAGCGGCGGTGTTGGTGGTGGAGGGGGTGCGGCAGGAGTTGCTTCTCAAAAACTGACAACTAATGATGCCTTGACTTATCTCAAAGAAGTGAAGGACATGTTTCAAGACCAAAAGGAGAAATATGACAAGTTTCTTGAGGTCATGAAAGATTTCAAGGCTCAAAG AACTGACACTACAGGTGTCATTGGAAGAGTGAAGGAGTTATTTAAAGGGCATAGCAACCTAATTTTGGGATTTAATACCTTCTTGCCAAAAGGTTACGAGATAACTATTGATGAGGATGATGCTCCACCAAAAAAGATAGTTGAATTTGATGAGGCTATTAGTTTTGTAAACAAGATAAAG AAGCGTTTTCAAAATGATGAACATGTGTATAAGTCATTTCTAGACATACTGAATATGTATAGAAAAGAGCACAAGGACATTAATGCAGTTTATGATGAG GTTGCAGCTTTATTTCATAAGCATTCAGATTTACTCGAGGAATTCACTAGATTTTTACCAGATACTTCTGCAACACCTACACAACAACTTCCTTTTGGCCGAAATTCACTTCCACGTTTCAATGAACGGAGCTCTGCGACACCTGCCTTACGTCAAGTGCATATGGAGAAG CAACGTCGACGAGATAGGCTTATTGCTCCCCATGCAGATCGCGATCTTAGTGTTGATCGTCCTGAGCTGGATGATGataaagccctaaaaatgcaCAAGGAGCAAAGGAGGCGTGTTGAAAAGGAGAGTAGGGACAGGAGAAATCGTGATCATGATGACAGGGAACCTGAGACCAATAGCAATAGGGATTTCAGTTACCAGCGACTCCCTGACAAAAAGAAATCTGCAAGGAAGGTTGAAGGATTTGGAGCAAACGCTAATATTGCTGCTTATGATGATAAAGACTCCTTGAAGA GTGTATACAACCAGGGATTTGTTTTTTGCGAGAAAGTTAAAGAAAGGTTATGCAGTCAAGATGACTACCAAGCATTCTTGAAGTGCCTTCATATTTATAGCAATGGAATAATTAAACGGAGTGACTTGCAAAATCTG GTTACTGATTTATTGGGAAAATTTCCGGATCTTATGGAGGAGTTTACTGATTTCTTAGAGCGTTGCGAGAATATTG ATGGGTTTCTTGCGGGTGTTATGAATAGAA AATCACTGTGTACTGATGGTCATGCAACCAGACCATTGAAGGTAGAGGACAAAGAAAAAGAGCAAAAGCGTGACACGGAAGCAAGTAAAGAGAAGGAAAGATGCAGGGAAAAATATTTGGCAAAATCTATTCAGGAGCTTGACCTCTCTAGTTGCCGACGATGTACTCCTAGTTATCGTTTCTTGCCAGATGAT TATCCAATACCTACAGTAAGTCAGAGATCAGATCTTGGTGCTCAAGTTTTGAATGACCATTGGGTGTCTGTGACTTCAGGAAGTGAGGATTATTCTTTTAAACACATGCGTAGAAATCAATATGAAGAAAGTTTGTTCAGATGCGAAGATGATAG gTTTGAACTGGATATGCTGTTAGAGTCTGTGACTTCAACTGCCAAGCGAGCAGAGGAACTATTGAACAACATTAATGACAATAAAACCAATTTGGAATCTCCAATCAACATTGAAGATCACTTTACTG CTCTAAATTTAAGGTGCATTGAACGTTTATATGGCGACCACGGTCTTGATGTATTGGACATATTACGTAAAAATACGGCACTGGCGTTGCCTGTCATATTAACACGTTTGAAGCAAAAGCAAGACGAGTGGACAAAGTGTCGTGCCGATTTTAACAAGGTTTGGGCTGACATTTATGCTAAAAACCACTACAAATCACTTGACCACCGCAGCTTCTATTTTAAGCAACAAGATTCGAAAAATTTGAGCTGTAAAT CTTTGGTAGCTGAAATCAAGGAAGTAAAAGATAACAAACATAAAGAGGATGAATTTCTTCTTACAGTTGCTGCTGGAGGTAGACAATTTATAGGTCCACATCTAGAGTATGAATACTTGGATGTCAATATTCACGAGGATTTGTATAAACTTGTTGAGTATTCCTGTGAAGAAATATGCTCAACGAAAGAACagttaaataaagttatgaaactATACACTACCTTCTTGGAGCCACTGTTGGGGATTCCTTCTCATGTTCACTCATCAAAGGACGCTGAAGATGTTAATGAACTTGATAATCATGTTGCAAATTGTGGTGCATCAAGCATAGGAGAGAGTGATGGAAGTCCTATTGGTGAGCAACCAAAATCTGTTTGTTCTGAAGACTGCAATACTTTAACAGAAGTACTGAGTGTTCGTGGAATTGGGTTATCAACTGGGGATACTTTAAATAAAGAAGATAGTTCTCGTGATATGGGTTGTGATTCCAAAGATGAACGAATCTCCGATAGCGTTCAATTCGACAAAGACAAGAAAAATGTGGATGTGACTGATAAAATGTGTGGACTGATGAAACATGTGACCTCTGTTGACCGTGATGCCAATTTGAATGCATTGTTAATGAATGGAGCAGAAAATGGTCATGGAAGAATCAGCTTGGAGGCAGCATCAG GTTGTGCAAATCTGTCCAATGCTGATGAAAGTGTAGATGCTGTACCTTCATCACAG GAGGGTGATGTTGCAAAACCTTCATCTTTGACAAAATGTGCTCTTGGAGAAAGTGCTAAAATCAGCACTTCTCGTGAAGATTCTGTTGAGGCCTCCAAAATTGAAAAAGAGGAAGGTGAGTTGTCACCTAATGGTGATTTTGAGGAGGACAACTTTGTAGTCCCTCAAGATGATGCAGCTCATTCTATGGCTAAGACAAAAAATGCTGATGGAAGTAGGCAGTATCGATCTGGAAATGGTGAAGAGTCATGTGGTCAAGATGCTGGAGTAGAGCATGATGCAGATGCTGATGATGAAAACAGTGAAAATGTTTCTGAGGCTGGTGAAGATGTCTCAGGTAGTGAGTCTGCAGGTGATGAGTGCTCCAGGGAAGGTCATGGAGAGGAGGAAGATGTTGAGCATGAGGGGGTTGATGGTAAGGGTGGGAGTGAAGGAGAGGCTGAAGGTACAAGTGATGGACACTTAGTTGGAGGAGACTGCTCATCATTACCATTATCAGAGCGATTTCTTTTGTCAGTTAAACCTCTTGCAAAGCATGTACCAGTGACTTCAGTTGAGGAAAAGAAAGGGGATTATGTTTTCTATGGAAATGATGATTTCTACGTCCTTTTCAGGCTACACCAA ATTCTATATGAAAGGATTCTCTCAGCAAAAATTAATTCAACAGGCGGAGAAATGAAATGGAGATCTTCAAAGGACGTGAGTTCTCTGGATTTGTATGGAAG ATTTATGACTGGGCTTTACAATTTACTTGATGGGTCTTCTGATAATGCAAAGTTTGAGGATGAATGTCGAGCTATACTTGGAAACCAATCATATGTGCTGTTTACATTGGACAAATTGATATATAAGTTAGTCAAACAG CTTCAAACTGTGGCAACTGATGAGATGGACAACAAGCTTCTTCAATTATACGAGTATGAAAAATCTAGGAAAGCTGGATCCTTGATCGACACTGTGTATTTTGAAAATGCACGCGTACTTCTGCACGAGGAAAATATTTATAGATTGGAATAT TCCTCTGCCCCCTCTCGCTTTTTCATCCAGCTGATGGACAACATGAGTGAGAAGCCTGAGGTCTTTGCAGTTTCAATGGATCCAAATTTTGCAGATTACCTTTATAATGAATTTTTGTCAATCTTTCCTGAAGAAAAGGATCAAGATGGCATTGCCCTGCGGAG AAACAAGCGTAAATATACAGTTTTAGATGAATCTTCAGCCATCGCCCAGGCTATGGAAGGTGTTCAAGTAGTCAATGGTTTGGAGTGTAAGATAGCTTGCAATTCATCCAAG ATTTCCTACGTACTGGACACAGAAGATTTCTTTTTCCGATCAAAGAGGAAGGGGACTAAATCGTTGGGAAGCAAATCTTCATCTGAAGATCAACGAGTACAGCGGTTTCGTAAATTCATATCATCCTCGCATAAACATTCATATTTCTTAGACTACAATGATCAAGGTAGACAGATACAGACTCGAGATGCATCACCATGCTAG